Genomic DNA from Penaeus chinensis breed Huanghai No. 1 chromosome 21, ASM1920278v2, whole genome shotgun sequence:
ACCTAATGATGCCTAGGGTTTGGCCAGACTTCTAGAAAGAGGGGCAAGAGTGAATGGATGAATAAGTGAATGgggggaaaattaaataaatgaaagggaTAATGAGAGTTCctgagtaggaaagagagaaagagagaggggaaaatcaaatgaggaaaatcaagaaacagggaataaattaagaaataaatgagaaagagaaagcaatgaAGTGGGAAAggtagtggagaaagagaggaaaaggaaagagaaagcaagcatgagagagagagagagagagagagagagagagagagagagagagagagagagagagagagagagagagagagagagagagagagagagagagaaagagagagaaagagagagaaagagagagaaaccgagagaaagagagagaaagcgagagaaagagagagaaagtgagagaaagcgagaaaatgagaaagagagaaagagaaaaagagagaaagagagaaaaagagacagaaaatgagaatgagaaagaaacagagaaagaaagagaaaaacaaattcaaTGAACAATtcaatgagtgaatgaatgagcaaaaaagaaaaaggatgtcACAGGAAGTTGCTTAAGGAATGAGCTAAAGGcaaaaatagttacaataattTCAAATGCTGACTGACCATCACCAaagcaaattaaagaaaaataaaatgaaagaaaaaaaagaagagattcaTTACTGAAAAAGCAATGATAACTGTGAcaccaaaatacatatataatacacaatcacacatccaacaaataaataaaaaaaataaaaaaaaggacttaCATACCTCCCCAACAGAATGAAACAGAATAAAAACTCaaagaaaggaagcaaagaaaagaagggaaacataTGACACAAAAAAATCCATGTGTTCTGACCTTTTCCAAGGGGACGGCAAGAGTCCTATTCCGGCCGAAGGGAGTGAAGGTGACAAAGGCCAGGGTCTTGCCGCCTTTCTTTAGCACGAGGTATCGCACGCTGCGCAGGGTGTACATCCATGACAGAGCCATCGTGCCCCAGCCTGGAAGTTAATATTTAGAGagttaaaagaataagaaaaagaacagaagatgAATATTTTGGGGCATAGCTGCACACTTGGAATATCTAAAATTTGATACCAaaatatatttgatttgatttttggtTATAGAAATGCTATCAGACAAGAACCCAATCCAAGTTAACTGAATTGCTTATTTCACTTGAAATTGTAGCTATCAATAGGCTTCATAGAAATCAcaattatcaatctatctatctatctatctacatatattacacacacacacacacacacacacacacacacacacacacacacacatacatacatacatacacacacacacacacacacacacaaagaggtcTGAAGacggaatctaggtggatttcaaaactgtctCATATTCAAtaaagtacacatatatgtatatatatatatatatatatatatatatatatatatatatatacacacacacatacatatatatatatatatatttacatatatatatatatatatatatatatatatatatatatgtaaatatatatatatatatatatatatatatatatatatatatatatatatatatatgtaaatatatatatatatatatatatgtgtgtgtgtgtgtatatttacatatatatatatatatatatatatatatatatatatatacatacacatatatacatatatatatatatatatatatatatatatatatatatatatatatatacatacacacacacacacacacacacatatatatatatatatatatatatatatatatatatatatatatatgtgtgtgtatgtgtatgtatatatatatatatatatatatatatatatatatatatatatatatatgtatatatatatatatgtatatgtgtgtgtgtgtgtgtgtgtgtgtgtgtgtgtgtgtgtgtgtgtgtgtgtgtgtgtgtgtgtgtgtgtgtgtacacacacacacacaaacacacacacacatatattataaatatatatatgaaaatacagacaaaaaaaaaaaaaaaaaaaaaacaggcctcAAAACTCACCGATCATAAAGCAGCTGACGGTTATGCCATTGCGGTACTTGCCCATGTTCATCTTCCTCCACCAAGGGACATTGGGGTCGTCCCTGACCGCGGCCGGCACCTCCACGTCCTTCATCATGGTCAGGGCGAAGTGACTTAGGTAAGACCAGAAGAAGAACTGGGACATAGCGAACAGATTAATAAGCTTGAAGAATCTCCTGTTCTCGTTTCTGAAGAGGAGTGTGTCCTTTTCCACAGCGTATTTCTGCTCGATCAGTGACCTTGTTTCCAGTGAATGCGATCTCGCCTGGGTTGTGGAGGGTGAAGTCGGCCATATTTCCCTGCTTCTGAGGGTATTTTGGTGCCTTAAGCCCACTCGGAGGTTGGACAAGGTCACGTGGCACCACCTGGCACCCGCAACTAGGCGAGACAAGGTCATTTTCCGGGTTCGAAGCGAGGTCAAAGTTCACATGATCTGGATTTCAGAAGTTTGTTTACATTTGAGGATTGTGTAAGGAGGCGCGTCGTTGCCAGGCTGGAAATTATCGTACACTGGCGATTATCGTACTTTTCGTGCCAATTTATCCCATAAAGTATTTCCTAATTCGGTTGTTTTGCGAGATAGAGATTCCCTATCATTGATTTATGAATAAGGTTTATTATATCTCGGTGTTCTATGGGACGGGAACATGcatagacatttatttatatggtaATTATCTGACGAAAAGGTACGATATTTCCCGTAGAGAATGGCCCCCTGAAAGCACCCTTCAGATTTCCAGGAAATAAATTGGGTAGCAACAATAGATTTTGAGTTTTACACATACAATAGAATTTTCAATCGAGATATATTCAGTAGAAAATGTGTGATAGGTCGGGAGATTTTAATAGCTGTCTCCTTGAATTTCTTTGAGTAGATTCGCTGTTGTCATCTGTTATTTGTCCGTAAAACAGATGTAACTCAGTATACATTTTCTCTGACATGCTATATCTTATCATGTTTTGGCATAAGAAATCATGATCTACAACCACATAATTAAAGATGTAGAGAAATAACTGATTGTCAATCAAAACAATCGCagacctataaaaaaaaatatctccgaataaaaaaaaatccgatacttaaaaaaaaaaaaaatcaagcaactgGAGAAAGAAAATACCCCCAAACACATATGAAAAAGCGTAAAGATTAAAGGGtcatagcataaaaaaaaaaaaattgcgcttCCCGATCCTCCTCCGTTTTTGGAGCCCGAGGCGATCATGGTAAACAAACAAGAGGAATCAAGAGCAATTGGAGACCCACACACCCATTTTTTCTAGTTTTGACAGGTATTTACCCGCCGAAGGGGTTTGAGAGGCCACGCaaggacgaagagagagtaggcaggaggaagagagggaggaatgaaagtcgtgcgagggagaggaggagagaaaagaggaaaaagagacgaaCCCGGTAGGATTTCGAGTAGGTTTTTTGAGCTGGGATTTCACTAAAAGTTTTAGGGATTTGTTACCCTCTTCGTAGCGCTGGGGGGATTTATTGGTGTTTTTTCTCGTGTTTGCTCTTTTTCGAGGAACCCGAAGAGCTAAATACGAAATCGTTGCGCATCTTGTTCAATTAGTCGAGACAGACATTAGTTTTCAATACGACCGATTTTGGGAAATTGTTTTCGTGTGTCCTTTTTTAATAGAAATTTTGTTGGTATATTTTGATCATCTTGAGGCTGTAATTATTTGTCTATTAAGGGAAGAAACTTCCAAAAAATAAGtttgtattaatttatgtatttattcctaTTCCCAGAATTTGGCAGGCTTTTGATATTAGAATTGTAAAATTTATGTGTAATTATAAGTAAGCATCAATAACAAATGATCCCAAGGCATAAGATATTACATTACTATGCTATTACATGTAACTGTCGCAACTATTGAAATGTGAGTTTTTCTAAATTGTGTCAATTACTCTTCTTGGCCATTGATGTAGATTGCAAGACATGGTTGCTTCAGTAACTCTGGTTATGATTTTGTTTAAGGTTTGTTCTCAGAGTGATTGATATCCAACCAATTAAAAGTAAATCTTGAGAACTTGTCTGCATAATCCTCACTAGTTGAAGAAAGTTGAGTAAAAGCTCTTATCTGATAGTGAATAGACGAGCATAGGCAGCATAGTAATCAGTGCCAAAGCACTATCAAAGTATAGGAGAGACTTTAATTTGCATAATTCCCTTCCCAGACATGGCTTTATGCAGTTTGTGCTTTTGCCTAGATactgtattgctgttgttgttgcactAGATATAGTACCAAATTTGTCACTTTGGTTaagctgtgtatgtatgtgtatgtgtgacctGGTCTTGATGTCACTACCCTTCCTAAAAAAGGGAGTTGGAAGGAAACTTGCTATCATTTATTATTCTGTTAGACACTGTGTCGTGATCAGTTGTGTATTTCTGTTTTGCTGACTGAAACATTGAATACAAGAATGATATAATGTACCTCATTGCTTGTGTATTTCACTTGGGCCTGATTTTTATCCCCTTGTTCGTGGGGGGCATCTACTATGGTGCCATGGCAGAGTAGCACCGATGCTACGGGTGGCATCCCTACAGATGCGGCCTATACGGAGAAATTTGTTAGTTCTCTCTACTTTGATATGCATATCCATTTACAGCTTTTATCACTATTCATTTGCGTGTAAGGATCACTTGTgaacttaaccccttcccgaagGGTCACGCCTATAGTCgtgataacaaaccgctcgaaatgtggagTGCGGCTGGCATGACTATGGGTCCAAACAATGGTTACACTGTGAGACCAGTGTACTACTTGTTACTTACATAATCTGGTACTGTTAACTCAAGGTATAGGGTTTCTGGCTTGACTCCCAGAGGACAATCCCAGATGGAGAAGCCCTGTAGGACAACCAAGGAAGTTGGGGCATGGGCAGATTGATCAGATCTTTTGTGAGGAGTTCGAGATGGGCCGAAGACCTGCTTTGCAACTTGTCATGAATGGAGATGAAGGATAGATCCCCTTTAGTGAATCagtgattcatttatttatttatttgccttaGTCAGAGGCCACACCACAGCTGGACTTAGCCATGTTCATATAGATCTGCAGACTTTGATTAATGACTTTGGCCCTACCTTCTGCAGATTATTTTTCATGCATATTTCTTTGTGCATTTTTTAGCCATCAGAATAGTTTATCTCAATCCCAGCAAGGTTTTCTGCTGAGTAATTTCCAtccagttactttttttttttttttttttacataaattatattatagatGTTGAGTGACTGTTAGTCACTTAGTTGTATTGTATGAAATATTTAAGTTCATGTTTGCACATGGAGGACTGTATGcagattaaagatatatatatgacctacccACAGACATTATGACGGCATGTGACTCATGAATGAGGACGACAATAACACACAAGCAGCATGTCCATGATCGTAGGTCATCGGCAAAACAGCACTCACTCAACCAGGAAGAAAGTTCAGgttggtctttttttctttagtcagCATAGTACTTTAAACATTTTTGATGACATATTTAAAGGATGGGTTTAGTTATAGGGATCATATTGTTTGCATCaaactaaataaaagaaatttgcTTTATGTAACATTATCTGGTGGAACATCAACTGATACCAACTAGGGAAGTGTAGATATCTCTAccagttcttattgttattactatttgaatataaatactcccatttacagatagatagatgacccagtttaactctctctttccttggttTTCAGATATCATTTGTGATTCGAGATGAGGTCGAGAAGTTTCACCGCTCGTCAGTCAACTCCCTGCAGTATGACCCGTATCTCCAGAGGCTATACTCGGCTGGCCGCGATTCCATCATCCGCATCTGGAACTGCAAGAACCAGAAGGACCCGTACATACAGTCCATGGAACACCACACGGACTGGGTCAACGACATTGTGCTCTGCTGTGGTGGAAAGAATTGTGAGATTTGCCAGGATTGATTTGCTTACTTAGATCTTTGATGTGGTGGTTGCCTGTatgatttctgatttttttcatgTGATATTGATTTTGACGTATCTGTGGGTAGATTGGTTGGTAAGAGATGATGGAACATTAGGAAATTTGTTGTGTGTAGACTTTTCATTTTTAAGATTTACTCTATagtgtttaatatattttctatGGATTTTCAGTGATATCTGCTAGTTCTGACACAACAGTGAAAGTATGGAATGCTCACAAGGTAAAACTAACTGGTTTTTAAACTAAGGAGTATAGAAAAGGGTATTAGACTGAGAGTAATAGAAAGCTGtagagaatatataaaataagtgaaATAGGCTGATGAATAGAGGATTGAATgaactgataaaaatatataagttaaAGGGGGGACAAAATTGAGGAAgaaattatcatattttcaatGCAAAAAATTACCTCCCAAAAAGCAGTCGACCCTCTTTTTCTCCAACCAGGGCTTCTGCATGTCCACTCTTCGGACCCACAAGGACTACGTGAAGGCCCTTGCCTATGCACGGGACCGAGAGCAGGTGGCATCAGCCGGGCTTGACAAAGCAATATTCCTGTGGGATGTACAAACGTTAACGGCTCTTACTGCCAGCAACAACACTGTCACAAGTacgttttatttacatatatttttgggTGGGAAGCTAATTGGAAGGAGAAGCTTCAGGTTTTCTAGGCATGTCCTTATAATTTTTTGTCATAAATTGAAGTTGTCTGTAAGATACTTTTCATTGAGGTTTagagtgtttgtatattgaaggtcatatttatttaaaggtTGTATATAGAAATTGTCTTCCTGACtaggttgtacacacacacacacacacacacacacacacacacacacacacacacacacacacacacacacacacacacacacactcacacacactcactcactcactcactcactcactcactcactcactcactcactcactcactcactcactcactcactcactctctctctctctctctctctctctctctctctctctctctctctctctctcactctctcactctctcactctctctctctctctctctctctctctctcactcactctctctctcactctcactctctctctctctctctctctctctctctctctctctctctctctctctctctccctctccctctccctctccctctccctccctccccctccccctccctccctccctccctccctccctccctccctctctcgctccctccttccctttccccctccctccctccctcccttcctccctccctccctccctccctccctccctccctccctccctccctccctccctccctccctccctccctccctccctccctcgctccctccttccctttctccctccctccctccctccctccctccctccctccctccctccctccctccctcactctcgctccctccttccctttctccctccctccctccctccctccttccctttctctctctcattatttctctttctgtctcttgctttctctatctttctctctctttcaatacatAAAGCAAGGCTCACCATCCAGCCTGCTTgcttaccatttatatatatatatttgtctccagCTATatcctcctatatatatatctatatctgttccaGCCTCGTCTTTGAATGGCAACAAAGACTCCATCTACAGCCTGGCTATGAATGCACCAGGCACTGTGATTGTGAGTGGTAGCACAGAAAAGCAGCTCCGCGTGTGGGATCCTCGCACAGGAAACAAACTCATGAAGCTTAaaggtttgtaaaaaaaaaaaaaaaaaaaaaaaaaaaaatattgtatggtAGATTTTTATCTTCAAAAGATAAGAGTATGGAACTTAAAAATAAATTTTGAAGCTTAAAGGTTAAAGATAAAGAGTTTTGGGTTTTGGATTTGCAAACTGATAttgtccttcacctcctcttcattTATCGCTATCACAACCCCCACACATTGCCTTCAATACCAGAACCTCACCATCACCTTCCTGAGTATCATTTTCTCTACTGTTGGCTTCCTAATTAGCACCTTTACTAtcaccctctttttcttcttcctcctcctcctcctcctcctcctcctcttcctcctcctcctcctcctcctcctcctcctcctcctcctcctcctcctcctcctcctcctcctcctcctcctcctcctcctcctcctcctcctcctcttcctcctcctcctcctcctcctccttctcctcctcctcctccttcttttcctcctcctcctcttcctcctcccccccccttctcctatcaTGCCCTCATTACCACCTTTCCTTGCCATTATCTTCCTCACCACGACCTGCCTCATTATCCCCtttctcaccaccaccacctcctccttattctttagTCACTACAATGATCACTCCTCCTTCCCACAGGTCACACAGATAATGTGAAGGCTCTGCTAGTGAACCGTGATGGTACGCAGGCACTATCAGGCAGCTCAGACGGCACCATTAAGTTGTGGTCACTGGGTCAGCAGCGCTGCATTACCACCATTAGAATTCACGAGGAGGGCATCTGGGCTCTGCAGGTCAGTCTCGGCGAGGGAAggcattttcctcctcctcctgttgtacctcctcctcctcttcttcccctcctagtgtacttactcctcctcttcttcccctcttagtgcacttcctcctcctcctcttcatcccctcttagtgcacctcctccttctcctcctcttcctccctcttctccccttcccccctctccacctcctttccctctccccttctcctcttcctcttcctattgtacctcctcctcctcctcctcctcctcctcctcctcctcctcctcctcctcctcctcctcctcctcctcctcctcctcctcctcctcctcctcctctcctcctcctcctcctcctcctcttcctcctcctcctcctcctcctcgtcctcctcctcctcctcctcctcctcctcctcctcctcctcctcctcctcctcctcctcctcctcctcctcctcctcctcctcctcctcctcttcctcctcctcctccactgcctcctcctcctccactgcctcctcctcctccactgcctcctcctcctctaccatctcCACTGttgccttctccttttcctcttcctctgcctccttctctgcctcctcctactTGTgctacacctcttcctcctagtCCTATTGCActtgcacctcctcctcttcttcctgcacttcctcctcctcctacactgcttcttttttctcttccagctccttttcctcattcattttattctcctcttcctctcttccttctctctttttctctctctcctcccctttctctttctcttccccattcccatttccatttccatttccatttccatttccatttccatttccatttccatttccatttccatttccttttccttttccttccccttgtactacttcctcttcttccctttccgttcccctttactttctccttttcattctcattctcattctctttctctttcttcttctctttctctttatccttatccttatccttatcactatccttatccttatccttatatttcttgtttctcctcctcctcctcctcctcctcctcctcctcctcctcctcctcctcctcctcctcctcctcctcctcctcctcctcctcctcctcttccccccccccctccccctcttacatctcttgtattgtgaaggtattcattctcattcataccttttcttcatttatcaacatgaatatggttcaatAGAAAGTATGTAAGTTACTTTCACATTTTGCTCTTGTGATTCACCTATGTCAGTGatggaataataaatataatagcgcTTTTAACTACTCACTTGAACAGGCCAACGACACATTCACAACTGTCTTCTCGGGAGGAAGGGACAAGCGCATATACATGTCTGAGACGCGCTGCCCTGATAAGCATGTCCTGCTGTGCGTGGAATCAGCCCCGGTGCTCAAGATGCTCCTCACGCCAGACAACTCCTCCTTGTATGTGGCCACCACTAATTCGGCCATCAAGTGTTGGGTGAGTGAAAGACCCTCTTTTCAAGTATGTGGGCTGGAGATGCTGGTACGTTGGAATTTATATTTGGCAGGTTTATTTATTTAAAGTGCACTGTGATTTGGATTTTCAGGTGAGGTGCTTGCTGCTCTTGTGTTTTCGTGTTATCTCTGGTCACTGTATCAATTTAAAGTTTTGCAGTAGTTAATCATCTGTAATTGACTAAATATCATTGATGTTGATGCAAACATAGTTAAGCTTAATTTTTTGGAAATTTGATAGTCATATGGTTTAGATAAAATGAGATATTTGGCACTTacatttttctcatttattgTAAAAGCAAAGAGGCATTATCTCTTCAATAGAGAAGAGAGACTTGCAAATTATTCCATGTCAAAGAATAGAATTCTCATCTAATCATTACTTGCTCGTTTTCCCCCTCAAGCAGCCCCTGAACAACCGGCTATCCCATGTGGAGGActactgtgataatgatgacgagcaGGAGCTGCGCCCAGTGATGGGGCAGCCAGACTGGAGCATCCGAGGGGGTCCGTCCATCAAGCAGTACACCATCCTCAACGACAAGCGGCACCTGCTCACCCGCGACACAGAGGAGAATGTCGTGCTCTGGGACATCCTTAAGGTTGGGGTGGCTTTAGTGTTTTTCATGTGCtttgtatgtaggtatttttttgtaatgttacAGCTGTTGTACCTCTTTAGTCTGAGTTTTATGGAAAATTTTCAAGTTTGGATAGCATAGAAGGGAGAAGCTGTTAGAATAGGACCTCATATTGAAATAAAGGCCTTTCctggttttatttttctgtgaaacatgatgtttaattttttaaaaagtccACTATCATCTTCACAGGCAGTCAAAGTGGAGGACCTTGGCAAGGTGGACTTTGatgcagaaaaggagaagaaaaacaaacccaTTTATGTTCCTAGTTGGTTTACTGTTGACTTGAAGACAGGAGTGAGTGTTGCTCTTAGAGTAGACCTAGTCTGTTGATATGTTTTATAAAGATTACTTTGTGAATTGTTTGATAGCTCTGGATCTTTTGATAatttgagtgatagatagatgtttttattagctattgttattcatattggtAAAAACATGGTAAGAAGACTAGATATGAATGCCTGTatacattcattttcattttgcctCATATTCTACCCCATGTAGTAATGCCTGACAATTGAACAAATTGACTCTGTCATCCCACAGATGCTGACAATTCACCTGGCAGAGAAACGAGACGAGGTGGACTGCCTCTCCGCATGGGTGTCAGCCAAGGAGGCAAATTTCCCGACACAGGATGGGGTAGACCTCAAAAGTAAGGGCTCTTGGTGTTTCAGGTTTTGATGAAGCTGCTGCTTTAGGAGAGAGCTTTCTATGCATTGtgagtgtagatatatagatttagactTAAATCAATAAATTGTTAAGTATATAGTTTTTGTACATCGGTTGTTTTGAGGAAAGGCAGGCTATACAAGTGGTTAAATTATTGGTCACTGAACAAGCAATACAGTTTGTTGACGTGAGTGCATATGTTATTGGCGACAGATTGCTACATTCATTTGCCAAGAATGGTTGGTaggcgaaagaaagaaggattttACTAGCATGTCTTCTTTGATTATCTTTGGGATGAAAGTTCTTATAATGGAGGTGTTAACTGGCAAGCCCTTTGAGAGCCATCAGGGGAATCTGTCAAGCCTTCTTTcaacaaaaaaattattgttattctaggTTCTCAGGGAATtcagtattttcttgttttatgctCTAAATCAAATTggcatttatttgttcttttaacttatcttttttttttttgcaataatgataagggtgccTAAACAGAATTTATTGTGACAAGTTTAGGGGGGGGAAAAATGTTTACAAATTAAAATTttatcatcagaaatacataaaaatatacatatataccagacCTGAGATGAAGATTTATCTGAAACCAGTGATCTCTTGCTTGTCACTCACATAATAGGTTATCCATTAGCTTGGATAGTTTGAAGCTGCCTGACTCACTGTCCATATTTCCCTCTgttgcgatgtatgcagcttccaatATTTTCtgcttattaatttctttatgaaTCCCATTTGCATACTAATATTTACATGCACCTCCATGATGTTGCAAGTTCTGTGGTGGCAGACATCAGTAGAATAGTAGAATAATAGTTTTAGATATGATATGTTTTATGACATAggttacattatattttataatatgataatatatatatatatatgtgtatatatatatatatatatatatatatatatatatatattatgcagtgtatatatattctatatattatgtatatcatatattatgtattatatatcaaatatgttatacatgatagatattatatatatatatatatatatatatatatatatatttatatatgttatatttataagtagatagatagatcagtagatatgtttataaatatatttg
This window encodes:
- the LOC125036578 gene encoding transmembrane protein 223-like, with amino-acid sequence MTLSRLVAGARWCHVTLSNLRVGLRHQNTLRSREIWPTSPSTTQARSHSLETRSLIEQKYAVEKDTLLFRNENRRFFKLINLFAMSQFFFWSYLSHFALTMMKDVEVPAAVRDDPNVPWWRKMNMGKYRNGITVSCFMIGWGTMALSWMYTLRSVRYLVLKKGGKTLAFVTFTPFGRNRTLAVPLEKVSAKQSRLSATVHLPLKVKGKYFHYILDMRGQFPNAKLFDYSAGLRRNWAQ
- the LOC125036473 gene encoding WD repeat-containing protein 48-like; translation: MSMIVGHRQNSTHSTRKKVQISFVIRDEVEKFHRSSVNSLQYDPYLQRLYSAGRDSIIRIWNCKNQKDPYIQSMEHHTDWVNDIVLCCGGKNLISASSDTTVKVWNAHKGFCMSTLRTHKDYVKALAYARDREQVASAGLDKAIFLWDVQTLTALTASNNTVTTSSLNGNKDSIYSLAMNAPGTVIVSGSTEKQLRVWDPRTGNKLMKLKGHTDNVKALLVNRDGTQALSGSSDGTIKLWSLGQQRCITTIRIHEEGIWALQANDTFTTVFSGGRDKRIYMSETRCPDKHVLLCVESAPVLKMLLTPDNSSLYVATTNSAIKCWPLNNRLSHVEDYCDNDDEQELRPVMGQPDWSIRGGPSIKQYTILNDKRHLLTRDTEENVVLWDILKAVKVEDLGKVDFDAEKEKKNKPIYVPSWFTVDLKTGMLTIHLAEKRDEVDCLSAWVSAKEANFPTQDGVDLKINYGELLLKALFEHWPRTYMSEENENGEGAEGGGVANHNGHTPRPGNEYFSIPPHTPVIISEIQGRTLYRLLCGDAGGDTEGVLLNETVPPWVLDIVVDKTTPKPKNKVYFFLLPHASSGIKREKKDRLSANDFIQIRKVQEHVYEKVLGGGSDAGSTTNNNDRSSDDKAETASIAEDRVQLLCNDKVLDPNMDLRTVQHFIWGNTSQDLVLFYRPIK